A stretch of the Perca fluviatilis chromosome 17, GENO_Pfluv_1.0, whole genome shotgun sequence genome encodes the following:
- the rnf34b gene encoding E3 ubiquitin-protein ligase RNF34 isoform X1 — protein MKAGASSMWASCCGLLNEVMGTGTVRAQQPGFGAGAGPFRFAPSAGYSTYPPTSSGSAGQLCKACGLAFSVFRRKHICCDCKKSFCALCSVLQEDLRCCTTCHLLRGTAFQRPRLMQLRVKDLRQYLLLRNIPTDTCREKEDLVDLVLCHQGTRETPRPVAEEDEEEGDEEEEEEEEEEEEVEEDGEDTHEEEEDEEEDEGGDDTDSLHSLPHSLAASPPPATRSASEQSVLSASQGDVLSPSDSSGTTSQEQEDTPTASLLNLEPTEHFVEVSPATQRRIRASLSDLDNEEAIENLSVRQLKEILARNFVNYYGCCEKWELLERVHRLYRENEQNRKSMENVSITAVVAYPPPLCNSGVGDGVKAQLAADDNLCRICMDAIIDCVLLECGHMVTCTKCGKRMSECPICRQYVVRAVHVFKS, from the exons GCAGGAGCATCGTCCATGTGGGCGTCATGCTGTGGGCTGCTAAACGAGGTGATGGGCACGGGCACGGTGCGGGCGCAGCAGCCGGGGTTTGGAGCAGGGGCGGGGCCCTTCCGCTTCGCCCCCAGCGCTGGGTACTCCACCTACCCGCCCACCAGCTCAGGGAGCGCCGGACAGCTGTGCAAGGCCTGCGGACTGGCCTTCTCTGTCTTCAGACGCAAG CACATCTGCTGTGATTGTAAGAAGAGTTTCTGCGCCCTGTGCTCGGTGCTGCAGGAGGACCTGCGCTGCTGCACGACCTGCCACCTGCTGCGTGGCACGGCCTTCCAGAGGCCCCGGCTCATGCAGCTCCGAGTGAAAGACCTGCGGCAGTACCTGCTGCTGCGCAACATCCCCACCGACACATGCAGGGAGAAAGAGGACCTGGTTGACTTGGTGCTCTGTCATCAGGGGACGAGGGAAACCCCGAGACCAGTGGCGGAAGAGGACGAGGAGGAAGGGgacgaggaggaagaagaagaagaagaagaagaggaggaggtggaggaagatggagaggacacacatgaggaggaagaggatgaggaggaagatgaaggGGGAGATGACACAGACAGTCTGCACTCCCTCCCCCACTCGCTTGCCGCCTCGCCCCCCCCTGCCACGCGCTCTGCCTCCGAACAGTCGGTCCTCTCCGCCTCTCAGGGAGACGTGCTCAGCCCAAGTGACAGCTCAGGGACCACCAGCCAG GAGCAGGAGGATACTCCAACAGCTTCTCTCTTGAACCTGGAGCCCACTGAACATTTCGTGGAG GTCAGTCCAGCGACGCAGAGGAGGATCAGAGCCTCGCTGTCTGATCTGGACAATGAAGAGGCGATAGAAAACCTCTCCGTCCGCCAGCTGAAAGAGATTCTCGCCAGGAACTTTGTCAATTACTACGGCTGCTGTGAGAAGTGGGAGCTGCTGGAGCGAGTGCATCGACTCTACAGAGAAAATGAGCAGAACAGGAAATCCA tGGAAAATGTGAGCATAACTGCAG TGGTTGCATATCCTCCACCTCTCTGCAACAGTGGAGTTGGAG ATGGTGTCAAAGCTCAGCTGGCGGCTGATGACAACTTGTGTCGCATATGCATGGATGCCATCATCGACTGCGTGCTGCTGGAATGTGGTCACATGGTAACCTGCACCAAATGTGGAAAGAGGATGAGCGAGTGCCCCATCTGCAGGCAGTACGTAGTGCGGGCCGTGCACGTCTTCAAGTCTTAa
- the rnf34b gene encoding E3 ubiquitin-protein ligase RNF34 isoform X3: protein MKAGASSMWASCCGLLNEVMGTGTVRAQQPGFGAGAGPFRFAPSAGYSTYPPTSSGSAGQLCKACGLAFSVFRRKHICCDCKKSFCALCSVLQEDLRCCTTCHLLRGTAFQRPRLMQLRVKDLRQYLLLRNIPTDTCREKEDLVDLVLCHQGTRETPRPVAEEDEEEGDEEEEEEEEEEEEVEEDGEDTHEEEEDEEEDEGGDDTDSLHSLPHSLAASPPPATRSASEQSVLSASQGDVLSPSDSSGTTSQEQEDTPTASLLNLEPTEHFVEVSPATQRRIRASLSDLDNEEAIENLSVRQLKEILARNFVNYYGCCEKWELLERVHRLYRENEQNRKSMENVSITADGVKAQLAADDNLCRICMDAIIDCVLLECGHMVTCTKCGKRMSECPICRQYVVRAVHVFKS, encoded by the exons GCAGGAGCATCGTCCATGTGGGCGTCATGCTGTGGGCTGCTAAACGAGGTGATGGGCACGGGCACGGTGCGGGCGCAGCAGCCGGGGTTTGGAGCAGGGGCGGGGCCCTTCCGCTTCGCCCCCAGCGCTGGGTACTCCACCTACCCGCCCACCAGCTCAGGGAGCGCCGGACAGCTGTGCAAGGCCTGCGGACTGGCCTTCTCTGTCTTCAGACGCAAG CACATCTGCTGTGATTGTAAGAAGAGTTTCTGCGCCCTGTGCTCGGTGCTGCAGGAGGACCTGCGCTGCTGCACGACCTGCCACCTGCTGCGTGGCACGGCCTTCCAGAGGCCCCGGCTCATGCAGCTCCGAGTGAAAGACCTGCGGCAGTACCTGCTGCTGCGCAACATCCCCACCGACACATGCAGGGAGAAAGAGGACCTGGTTGACTTGGTGCTCTGTCATCAGGGGACGAGGGAAACCCCGAGACCAGTGGCGGAAGAGGACGAGGAGGAAGGGgacgaggaggaagaagaagaagaagaagaagaggaggaggtggaggaagatggagaggacacacatgaggaggaagaggatgaggaggaagatgaaggGGGAGATGACACAGACAGTCTGCACTCCCTCCCCCACTCGCTTGCCGCCTCGCCCCCCCCTGCCACGCGCTCTGCCTCCGAACAGTCGGTCCTCTCCGCCTCTCAGGGAGACGTGCTCAGCCCAAGTGACAGCTCAGGGACCACCAGCCAG GAGCAGGAGGATACTCCAACAGCTTCTCTCTTGAACCTGGAGCCCACTGAACATTTCGTGGAG GTCAGTCCAGCGACGCAGAGGAGGATCAGAGCCTCGCTGTCTGATCTGGACAATGAAGAGGCGATAGAAAACCTCTCCGTCCGCCAGCTGAAAGAGATTCTCGCCAGGAACTTTGTCAATTACTACGGCTGCTGTGAGAAGTGGGAGCTGCTGGAGCGAGTGCATCGACTCTACAGAGAAAATGAGCAGAACAGGAAATCCA tGGAAAATGTGAGCATAACTGCAG ATGGTGTCAAAGCTCAGCTGGCGGCTGATGACAACTTGTGTCGCATATGCATGGATGCCATCATCGACTGCGTGCTGCTGGAATGTGGTCACATGGTAACCTGCACCAAATGTGGAAAGAGGATGAGCGAGTGCCCCATCTGCAGGCAGTACGTAGTGCGGGCCGTGCACGTCTTCAAGTCTTAa
- the rnf34b gene encoding E3 ubiquitin-protein ligase RNF34 isoform X2, with amino-acid sequence MWASCCGLLNEVMGTGTVRAQQPGFGAGAGPFRFAPSAGYSTYPPTSSGSAGQLCKACGLAFSVFRRKHICCDCKKSFCALCSVLQEDLRCCTTCHLLRGTAFQRPRLMQLRVKDLRQYLLLRNIPTDTCREKEDLVDLVLCHQGTRETPRPVAEEDEEEGDEEEEEEEEEEEEVEEDGEDTHEEEEDEEEDEGGDDTDSLHSLPHSLAASPPPATRSASEQSVLSASQGDVLSPSDSSGTTSQEQEDTPTASLLNLEPTEHFVEVSPATQRRIRASLSDLDNEEAIENLSVRQLKEILARNFVNYYGCCEKWELLERVHRLYRENEQNRKSMENVSITAVVAYPPPLCNSGVGDGVKAQLAADDNLCRICMDAIIDCVLLECGHMVTCTKCGKRMSECPICRQYVVRAVHVFKS; translated from the exons ATGTGGGCGTCATGCTGTGGGCTGCTAAACGAGGTGATGGGCACGGGCACGGTGCGGGCGCAGCAGCCGGGGTTTGGAGCAGGGGCGGGGCCCTTCCGCTTCGCCCCCAGCGCTGGGTACTCCACCTACCCGCCCACCAGCTCAGGGAGCGCCGGACAGCTGTGCAAGGCCTGCGGACTGGCCTTCTCTGTCTTCAGACGCAAG CACATCTGCTGTGATTGTAAGAAGAGTTTCTGCGCCCTGTGCTCGGTGCTGCAGGAGGACCTGCGCTGCTGCACGACCTGCCACCTGCTGCGTGGCACGGCCTTCCAGAGGCCCCGGCTCATGCAGCTCCGAGTGAAAGACCTGCGGCAGTACCTGCTGCTGCGCAACATCCCCACCGACACATGCAGGGAGAAAGAGGACCTGGTTGACTTGGTGCTCTGTCATCAGGGGACGAGGGAAACCCCGAGACCAGTGGCGGAAGAGGACGAGGAGGAAGGGgacgaggaggaagaagaagaagaagaagaagaggaggaggtggaggaagatggagaggacacacatgaggaggaagaggatgaggaggaagatgaaggGGGAGATGACACAGACAGTCTGCACTCCCTCCCCCACTCGCTTGCCGCCTCGCCCCCCCCTGCCACGCGCTCTGCCTCCGAACAGTCGGTCCTCTCCGCCTCTCAGGGAGACGTGCTCAGCCCAAGTGACAGCTCAGGGACCACCAGCCAG GAGCAGGAGGATACTCCAACAGCTTCTCTCTTGAACCTGGAGCCCACTGAACATTTCGTGGAG GTCAGTCCAGCGACGCAGAGGAGGATCAGAGCCTCGCTGTCTGATCTGGACAATGAAGAGGCGATAGAAAACCTCTCCGTCCGCCAGCTGAAAGAGATTCTCGCCAGGAACTTTGTCAATTACTACGGCTGCTGTGAGAAGTGGGAGCTGCTGGAGCGAGTGCATCGACTCTACAGAGAAAATGAGCAGAACAGGAAATCCA tGGAAAATGTGAGCATAACTGCAG TGGTTGCATATCCTCCACCTCTCTGCAACAGTGGAGTTGGAG ATGGTGTCAAAGCTCAGCTGGCGGCTGATGACAACTTGTGTCGCATATGCATGGATGCCATCATCGACTGCGTGCTGCTGGAATGTGGTCACATGGTAACCTGCACCAAATGTGGAAAGAGGATGAGCGAGTGCCCCATCTGCAGGCAGTACGTAGTGCGGGCCGTGCACGTCTTCAAGTCTTAa